A DNA window from Paraburkholderia sp. IMGN_8 contains the following coding sequences:
- a CDS encoding arsenic transporter, whose translation MSTLFLSWGIAAAATAGVISRPFKWPEAIWAVAGALLLVSLRLLPVDLAIQAIEKGTDVYLFLFGMMALSEVGRREGLFDWVAVLAVNHAKGSPRKLFLLVYLVGVVITAFLSNDAAAVVLTPAVFAAARKAKTHPLPLLFVCAFIANAASFVLPISNPANLVLYGNHTPALGPWLMRFTLPSLLSIAATYVLLRWTQREALAGVCEADLEPLELSSSGRVALAGIAVTAVVLLTVSAYNIPLGLPTAILGALTATVVLIQERKSPLPLVKEISWSVLPLVAALFVLVEMLDHTGVITTLASAVQRATQHSELATAASAGGIVAIASNLMNNLPAGLIASSTVMQAHSPERVIDALLIGVDLGPNLSITGSLATILWLNAIRREGEDVSFMKFLKVGAVVMLPALALALAARILTG comes from the coding sequence GTGAGTACCCTATTTCTCTCCTGGGGCATCGCCGCAGCCGCCACGGCCGGCGTCATTTCCCGGCCATTCAAATGGCCTGAAGCCATCTGGGCCGTAGCCGGCGCGCTACTGCTAGTCTCACTCAGACTATTGCCGGTCGACCTGGCCATCCAGGCCATAGAAAAAGGCACAGACGTCTATCTGTTCCTGTTCGGCATGATGGCGCTGTCCGAAGTCGGCCGCCGCGAAGGCCTGTTCGACTGGGTCGCCGTGCTGGCGGTCAACCACGCGAAGGGCTCGCCAAGAAAATTGTTCCTGCTGGTCTATCTGGTCGGCGTGGTCATCACCGCATTCCTCTCCAATGATGCCGCCGCAGTAGTCCTCACCCCCGCGGTGTTCGCGGCCGCCAGGAAAGCAAAAACGCATCCTCTGCCGCTGTTGTTCGTGTGCGCGTTCATCGCGAATGCCGCCAGCTTCGTGCTGCCGATCTCGAATCCGGCTAACCTGGTGCTATACGGCAACCACACGCCCGCACTCGGCCCCTGGCTGATGCGCTTCACGCTACCGTCGCTGCTGTCGATCGCCGCCACCTACGTCCTATTGCGCTGGACCCAGCGCGAGGCACTCGCCGGCGTTTGCGAGGCGGATCTCGAGCCGCTCGAGTTGTCGTCGAGCGGACGCGTCGCGCTCGCGGGCATCGCGGTCACCGCCGTCGTCTTGCTGACGGTCTCCGCGTACAATATCCCGCTCGGCTTGCCCACCGCGATACTCGGCGCGCTGACCGCCACGGTCGTGCTGATTCAGGAGCGCAAGTCGCCGCTGCCACTGGTCAAAGAAATCTCGTGGAGCGTGCTGCCGCTGGTGGCGGCATTGTTCGTGCTGGTCGAGATGCTCGATCACACAGGCGTCATCACAACGCTGGCAAGTGCCGTGCAACGCGCGACGCAACACAGCGAACTGGCGACGGCGGCATCGGCCGGCGGCATCGTCGCGATCGCCAGCAATCTGATGAACAACTTGCCGGCCGGTCTGATCGCAAGCTCGACCGTGATGCAGGCGCACAGCCCCGAACGTGTGATCGACGCGCTGCTGATCGGCGTCGATCTGGGCCCGAATCTGTCGATTACCGGCTCGCTCGCGACAATCCTCTGGCTCAACGCGATTCGCCGCGAAGGCGAAGACGTGAGCTTTATGAAGTTCCTGAAAGTCGGCGCCGTGGTGATGCTGCCGGCCCTCGCGCTGGCGCTCGCCGCGCGGATTTTGACCGGTTGA
- a CDS encoding cytochrome b, which produces MKNPNSGPSDITHYSTPAIALHWLIALLIASAFYIGWIMTDIPGFTPTKLKYFSWHKWIGVTVFVLAIARVLWRATHRAPALHSATPTWQKAAAHLVHGVLYLLMLAIPLSGYLYSSAAGIQVVYLGIVPLPTLIGPDQALKATLRTVHVLLNYTLLALVVMHVLAALKHQFVDRDGLLARMIPFLK; this is translated from the coding sequence ATGAAAAACCCAAACTCCGGTCCTTCGGACATAACCCACTACAGCACGCCAGCCATCGCCCTCCACTGGCTAATCGCGCTGCTGATCGCCAGCGCGTTCTATATCGGCTGGATCATGACCGACATCCCCGGCTTCACGCCCACCAAGCTGAAGTATTTCTCCTGGCACAAGTGGATCGGCGTCACAGTATTCGTACTGGCCATAGCACGCGTCCTATGGCGCGCCACCCACCGCGCGCCGGCGCTGCACAGCGCCACGCCCACGTGGCAGAAGGCTGCGGCCCATCTCGTGCACGGCGTGCTCTACCTGCTGATGCTCGCGATTCCGTTGTCCGGCTACCTCTATAGCTCCGCCGCCGGCATTCAGGTCGTCTATCTCGGCATCGTGCCGCTACCCACCCTCATCGGCCCGGATCAGGCGCTCAAAGCCACGCTGCGCACCGTCCACGTGCTGCTCAATTACACGCTGCTGGCACTGGTCGTCATGCACGTGCTGGCGGCGCTCAAGCATCAGTTCGTCGATCGCGACGGACTGCTCGCGCGCATGATTCCGTTCCTCAAGTAA
- a CDS encoding YceI family protein: MKSNLYHSILAGVAALSLLGASLAHADVDASKSSVIATTKQMNVPVDGKFKKFSAQLNFDPAKPTVGSANVSIDTGSYDLGADDYNKQAQGKEWFDSATYPAATFVSSAIAPAGGNQYKITGKLTIKGKSQTVVVPVTIASQGTTQTFDGSLPIKRSQFDVGTGEWKDTSVVADEVVIKFHIVASKK; encoded by the coding sequence ATGAAATCAAACCTTTATCACTCGATTCTCGCCGGCGTCGCCGCCCTGTCCTTGCTCGGCGCCAGCCTCGCCCACGCCGATGTCGACGCGAGCAAAAGCAGCGTCATCGCAACGACCAAACAGATGAATGTACCTGTGGACGGCAAGTTCAAGAAGTTCTCGGCGCAGCTGAATTTCGATCCGGCCAAGCCCACCGTCGGCAGCGCCAACGTGTCGATCGATACCGGCAGCTACGACCTCGGCGCCGACGACTACAACAAGCAGGCTCAAGGCAAGGAATGGTTTGATAGTGCGACCTATCCTGCCGCGACCTTCGTGTCGAGCGCGATCGCGCCGGCCGGCGGCAATCAGTACAAGATCACCGGCAAGCTCACGATCAAGGGCAAATCGCAAACGGTCGTGGTGCCGGTCACGATCGCCAGCCAAGGCACGACGCAAACCTTCGACGGCTCATTGCCGATCAAACGCTCGCAGTTCGATGTCGGCACCGGCGAATGGAAAGACACGTCGGTCGTCGCCGACGAAGTCGTCATCAAATTCCATATCGTCGCTTCGAAGAAATAA
- a CDS encoding YceI family protein has protein sequence MKKQLLLAAGALAAALSFNAMATDTYQLDPTHTYPSFETDHFGGLSIWRGKFKKSSGTVVLDRAAKTGTVDVTIDMSSVDIGNDKLDSELVTDKFFDAAKFQTATYKGTQIRFDGDKPVEVIGTLTLHGVTKPVNLKIESFKCFMNPMLKREVCGTESTATFNRDDFGVDFGKTYGFKMLTTLNIQAEGIKQ, from the coding sequence TTGAAGAAACAACTTTTGCTCGCCGCCGGCGCGCTCGCCGCAGCCCTGTCGTTCAACGCAATGGCCACCGATACGTATCAGCTCGACCCGACGCACACGTACCCGAGCTTCGAAACCGACCACTTCGGCGGTTTGTCGATCTGGCGCGGCAAGTTCAAGAAGAGCAGCGGCACCGTGGTGCTGGATCGCGCGGCCAAGACCGGCACGGTCGACGTGACGATCGATATGAGCTCGGTGGATATTGGCAACGACAAGCTGGACTCGGAACTGGTCACGGACAAGTTCTTCGACGCCGCGAAGTTCCAGACCGCGACCTACAAGGGCACGCAGATTCGCTTCGACGGCGACAAGCCGGTGGAAGTGATCGGCACGCTGACACTGCATGGCGTGACCAAGCCGGTCAACCTGAAAATCGAATCGTTCAAGTGCTTCATGAACCCGATGCTCAAGCGCGAAGTGTGCGGCACGGAATCGACCGCGACGTTCAATCGCGACGACTTCGGCGTCGACTTCGGCAAGACCTACGGCTTCAAGATGCTGACCACGCTGAATATCCAGGCTGAAGGCATCAAGCAGTAA
- the dinB gene encoding DNA polymerase IV — protein sequence MSSASRRIAHLDMDAFYASVELLRYPELRGKAVVIGGGRNGAPQTLEDGTRRFARLRDYAGRGVVTTSTYEARALGVFSAMGMMKAAMLAPDAILLPTDFESYRHYSRLFKAAVATFTDRIEDRGIDEIYIDLTEVPGEPREIAAQIKQAVNQATGLTCSICVAPNKLLAKIGSELDKPDGLTILTPADVPLRVWPLPVRKVNGIGPKAAEKLTALGLTTVGDLAAADLGLLQDNFGRSYSAWLTQVAQGYDERPVVVESEPKSMSRETTFERDLHPRHDRPALSTSFTSLCVRVAEDLVRKGYVGRTVGIKLRYDDFRTVTRDLTLDEPTADATEIRRAATECLRRVELNRKLRLLGVRVSALTPANAQPVKQRVPVQADLPFTSDE from the coding sequence ATGAGTTCTGCAAGCCGCCGCATCGCGCACCTGGACATGGACGCGTTCTACGCGTCGGTTGAGCTTTTGCGCTATCCGGAACTGCGCGGCAAGGCGGTGGTGATTGGCGGCGGCCGCAACGGCGCGCCGCAAACGCTGGAAGACGGCACGCGCCGCTTCGCGCGCTTGCGCGATTACGCGGGTCGCGGGGTGGTCACCACCTCAACCTATGAAGCTCGCGCGCTCGGCGTGTTCTCGGCAATGGGCATGATGAAAGCCGCGATGCTCGCGCCGGACGCGATTCTGCTGCCAACCGACTTCGAATCTTATCGCCACTACTCGCGCCTGTTCAAAGCGGCGGTCGCCACGTTTACCGACCGGATCGAAGACCGCGGCATCGACGAAATCTATATCGATCTCACCGAGGTGCCCGGCGAACCGCGCGAGATTGCCGCGCAAATCAAGCAGGCGGTCAATCAGGCAACCGGCCTCACCTGCTCCATCTGCGTGGCGCCGAACAAGCTGCTGGCGAAGATCGGCTCCGAACTCGACAAACCCGACGGACTCACGATTCTGACGCCGGCCGACGTGCCGCTGCGGGTCTGGCCGCTGCCGGTGCGCAAGGTCAACGGGATCGGGCCGAAGGCGGCGGAAAAGCTGACCGCGCTTGGCCTTACCACCGTCGGCGATCTGGCGGCGGCGGACCTGGGGCTGTTGCAGGACAACTTCGGCCGCAGCTATTCGGCGTGGCTCACGCAAGTCGCGCAAGGCTACGACGAGCGGCCGGTGGTCGTCGAATCGGAGCCCAAGTCGATGAGCCGCGAGACAACCTTCGAGCGCGATCTGCATCCGCGTCACGACCGGCCGGCGCTGTCTACTTCGTTTACCAGCTTGTGCGTGCGTGTCGCAGAAGACCTCGTGCGCAAGGGTTATGTGGGCCGGACCGTGGGCATCAAGCTGCGCTATGACGATTTCCGCACGGTCACGCGCGATCTGACCTTGGACGAGCCGACCGCGGACGCGACCGAGATACGGCGCGCGGCGACCGAATGTCTGAGACGGGTGGAATTGAACCGCAAGCTGCGTCTGCTAGGTGTGCGCGTGAGCGCTTTGACGCCGGCCAACGCGCAACCCGTGAAGCAGCGTGTGCCGGTTCAGGCCGATTTACCCTTTACCAGCGACGAGTAA